The proteins below come from a single Cannabis sativa cultivar Pink pepper isolate KNU-18-1 chromosome 3, ASM2916894v1, whole genome shotgun sequence genomic window:
- the LOC115708853 gene encoding probable phosphopantothenoylcysteine decarboxylase isoform X2, producing MTSELMAIENEPQPINAGLPRKPRILLAASGSVAAMKFANLCRTFAEWAEIKAVATKASLHFIDKASLPNGLVLYTDEDEWSSWKQIGDSVLHIELRRWADIMVIAPLSANTLAKIAGGLCDNLLTCVVRAWDYKKPIFIAPAMNTLMWTNTFTERHLMALDELGITLIRPVSKRLACGDHGNGAMAEPSLIYSTVRLFAESRNQPGSSNRQQVPS from the exons ATGACGTCTGAACTCATGGCTATAGAAAACGAGCCACAGCCAATTAATGCTGGTCTTCCAAGAAAGCCTCGAATTTTACTGGCTGCTAGTGGAAGCGTTGCAGCCATGAAGTTTGCTAACCTGTGCCGTACATTTGCAGAATGGGCAGAAATAAAAGCTGTGGCAACAAAAGCATCTTTACACTTCATTGATAAAGCTTCACTTCCCAATGGTTTAGTGTTGTACACTGATGAAGATGAATGGTCCAGTTGGAAACAAATTGGAGATAGTGTTCTCCACATTGAGCTCCGTCGTTGGGCTGATATCATGGTTATTGCCCCTTTATCAGCAAATACACTAGCCAAG ATTGCTGGGGGACTATGCGACAACTTACTGACTTGCGTTGTGCGGGCATGGGACTACAAGAAGCCCATTTTTATTGCACCAGCCATGAACACATTGATGTGGACCAACACTTTTACAGAACGACATCTCATGGCGCTTGACGAGCTTGGAATTACTCTCATTCGTCCTGTCAGTAAGAGATTAGCATGTGGGGATCATGGAAACGGAGCAATGGCTGAACCGTCTTTAATATACTCGACTGTTAGACTCTTTGCAGAGTCACGGAATCAACCTGGTAGCAGTAATAGGCAGCAAGTACCATCATGA
- the LOC115708853 gene encoding probable phosphopantothenoylcysteine decarboxylase isoform X1, with protein sequence MGNHLKTVMTSELMAIENEPQPINAGLPRKPRILLAASGSVAAMKFANLCRTFAEWAEIKAVATKASLHFIDKASLPNGLVLYTDEDEWSSWKQIGDSVLHIELRRWADIMVIAPLSANTLAKIAGGLCDNLLTCVVRAWDYKKPIFIAPAMNTLMWTNTFTERHLMALDELGITLIRPVSKRLACGDHGNGAMAEPSLIYSTVRLFAESRNQPGSSNRQQVPS encoded by the exons ATGGGAAACCATCTAAAGACA GTTATGACGTCTGAACTCATGGCTATAGAAAACGAGCCACAGCCAATTAATGCTGGTCTTCCAAGAAAGCCTCGAATTTTACTGGCTGCTAGTGGAAGCGTTGCAGCCATGAAGTTTGCTAACCTGTGCCGTACATTTGCAGAATGGGCAGAAATAAAAGCTGTGGCAACAAAAGCATCTTTACACTTCATTGATAAAGCTTCACTTCCCAATGGTTTAGTGTTGTACACTGATGAAGATGAATGGTCCAGTTGGAAACAAATTGGAGATAGTGTTCTCCACATTGAGCTCCGTCGTTGGGCTGATATCATGGTTATTGCCCCTTTATCAGCAAATACACTAGCCAAG ATTGCTGGGGGACTATGCGACAACTTACTGACTTGCGTTGTGCGGGCATGGGACTACAAGAAGCCCATTTTTATTGCACCAGCCATGAACACATTGATGTGGACCAACACTTTTACAGAACGACATCTCATGGCGCTTGACGAGCTTGGAATTACTCTCATTCGTCCTGTCAGTAAGAGATTAGCATGTGGGGATCATGGAAACGGAGCAATGGCTGAACCGTCTTTAATATACTCGACTGTTAGACTCTTTGCAGAGTCACGGAATCAACCTGGTAGCAGTAATAGGCAGCAAGTACCATCATGA
- the LOC115713175 gene encoding uncharacterized protein LOC115713175 isoform X3: protein MGNHLKTVMASELMAIENEPQPINAGLPRKPRILLAASGSVAAMKFANLCRTFAEWAEIKAVATKASLHFIDKASLPNGLVLYTDEDEWSSWKQIGDSVLHIELRRWADIMVIAPLSANTLAKIAGGLCDNLLTCVVRAWDYKKPIFIAPAMNTLMWTNTFTERHLMALDELGITLIRPVSKRLACGDHGNGAMAEPSLIYSTVRLFAESRNQPGSREPLPVTGPRRSRVLLAASGSVAAMQFGALCHYFVEWADVAAVVTAAALRFIDKDSLPMNMVLYTDQYEQTMWKKLGDSVLHIELSRWADVLVIAPASANTLGKISMGLCDNLLTCIVRAWDYKKGLFVAPAMDTLMWTNSFMEKHLTDVDDLGIVLIPPDTERSVCGERGKGAMAEPSDIDTAIRVFLEPPSSDSGSSNGMEEQS, encoded by the exons GTTATGGCGTCTGAACTCATGGCTATAGAAAACGAGCCACAGCCAATTAATGCTGGTCTTCCAAGAAAGCCTCGAATTTTACTGGCTGCTAGTGGAAGCGTTGCAGCCATGAAGTTTGCTAACCTGTGCCGTACATTTGCAGAATGGGCAGAAATAAAAGCTGTGGCAACAAAAGCATCTTTACACTTCATTGATAAAGCTTCACTTCCCAATGGTTTAGTGTTGTACACTGATGAAGATGAATGGTCCAGTTGGAAACAAATTGGAGATAGTGTTCTCCACATTGAGCTCCGTCGTTGGGCTGATATCATGGTTATTGCCCCTTTATCAGCAAATACACTAGCCAAG ATTGCTGGGGGACTATGCGACAACTTACTGACTTGCGTTGTGCGGGCATGGGACTACAAGAAGCCCATTTTTATTGCACCAGCCATGAACACATTGATGTGGACCAACACTTTTACAGAACGACATCTCATGGCGCTTGACGAGCTTGGAATTACTCTCATTCGTCCTGTCAGTAAGAGATTAGCATGTGGGGATCATGGAAACGGAGCAATGGCTGAACCGTCTTTAATATACTCGACTGTTAGACTCTTTGCAGAGTCACGGAATCAACCTGGTAGCA GGGAGCCACTGCCGGTTACTGGTCCAAGAAGGTCTCGGGTTTTACTGGCTGCGAGTGGAAGTGTTGCAGCCATGCAGTTTGGTGCTCTATGCCATTACTTTGTAGAATGGGCAGATGTAGCAGCAGTGGTTACAGCAGCGGCTTTACGCTTCATTGATAAAGATTCACTTCCCATGAATATGGTGCTATACACTGATCAGTATGAACAGACCATGTGGAAAAAATTGGGCGATAGCGTTCTCCACATTGAGCTTAGTCGGTGGGCTGACGTCCTGGTCATTGCCCCAGCATCAGCAAATACACTAGGCAAG ATTTCTATGGGACTATGTGACAACCTACTGACTTGCATTGTGCGGGCATGGGACTACAAGAAAGGACTTTTTGTTGCACCAGCCATGGACACCTTGATGTGGACGAATTCTTTCATGGAAAAACATTTAACCGATGTTGACGACCTTGGAATAGTTCTTATTCCTCCTGACACAGAGAGGTCAGTATGTGGTGAACGTGGAAAGGGAGCAATGGCCGAGCCTTCTGATATCGACACCGCTATTAGAGTCTTTTTGGAGCCACCGAGTTCTGATTCGGGTAGCAGTAATGGGATGGAAGAACAATCGTGA
- the LOC133036100 gene encoding phosphatidylglycerophosphate phosphatase 1, chloroplastic/mitochondrial-like, whose protein sequence is MLHEMKALNRILFSHYTGILFNFGAIVCSARVVLKDRHLALPHVSVPDIRYIDWFELRKRKFKDVVFDKDNTITAPCQLNLWAPLASSLDECRAIFRPNIAVFSNSAGLYEYVHDGSKAKALEKAIGIKVIRHRVKKPAGTAGEVEKHFGGEASQLIMVDQNKTH, encoded by the exons ATGCTCCATGAGATGAAGGCTCTAAAT CGAATTCTCTTTTCTCACTATACTGggattttgtttaattttggtGCCATTGTTTGTTCGGCAAGAGTGGTCCTTAAAGACCGACATTTGGCTCTCCCTCATGTTTCTGTGCCCGATATAAGGTACATTGATTGGTTTGAACTTCGTAAAAGGAAATTCAAGGATGTTGTGTTTGATAAAGATAATACAATCACTGCCCCTTGTCAATTGAATCTTTGGGCTCCTCTTGCCTCCTCGTTGGACGAGTGTAGAGCAATCTTCAGACCCAATATTGCAGTGTTCAGCAATTCTGCTG ggTTGTATGAGTATGTCCATGATGGTTCAAAAGCTAAGGCACTTGAAAAGGCTATTGGAATTAAAGTTATAAGGCATA GAGTGAAGAAACCAGCTGGTACGGCTGGAGAAGTTGAGAAACACTTTGGAGGTGAAGCATCCCAACTTATTATGGTAGATCAGAATAAGACTCATTGA
- the LOC115713175 gene encoding probable phosphopantothenoylcysteine decarboxylase isoform X2 — protein MASELMAIENEPQPINAGLPRKPRILLAASGSVAAMKFANLCRTFAEWAEIKAVATKASLHFIDKASLPNGLVLYTDEDEWSSWKQIGDSVLHIELRRWADIMVIAPLSANTLAKIAGGLCDNLLTCVVRAWDYKKPIFIAPAMNTLMWTNTFTERHLMALDELGITLIRPVSKRLACGDHGNGAMAEPSLIYSTVRLFAESRNQPGSSNRQQVPS, from the exons ATGGCGTCTGAACTCATGGCTATAGAAAACGAGCCACAGCCAATTAATGCTGGTCTTCCAAGAAAGCCTCGAATTTTACTGGCTGCTAGTGGAAGCGTTGCAGCCATGAAGTTTGCTAACCTGTGCCGTACATTTGCAGAATGGGCAGAAATAAAAGCTGTGGCAACAAAAGCATCTTTACACTTCATTGATAAAGCTTCACTTCCCAATGGTTTAGTGTTGTACACTGATGAAGATGAATGGTCCAGTTGGAAACAAATTGGAGATAGTGTTCTCCACATTGAGCTCCGTCGTTGGGCTGATATCATGGTTATTGCCCCTTTATCAGCAAATACACTAGCCAAG ATTGCTGGGGGACTATGCGACAACTTACTGACTTGCGTTGTGCGGGCATGGGACTACAAGAAGCCCATTTTTATTGCACCAGCCATGAACACATTGATGTGGACCAACACTTTTACAGAACGACATCTCATGGCGCTTGACGAGCTTGGAATTACTCTCATTCGTCCTGTCAGTAAGAGATTAGCATGTGGGGATCATGGAAACGGAGCAATGGCTGAACCGTCTTTAATATACTCGACTGTTAGACTCTTTGCAGAGTCACGGAATCAACCTGGTAGCAGTAATAGGCAGCAAGTACCATCATGA
- the LOC115713175 gene encoding probable phosphopantothenoylcysteine decarboxylase isoform X1, with translation MGNHLKTVMASELMAIENEPQPINAGLPRKPRILLAASGSVAAMKFANLCRTFAEWAEIKAVATKASLHFIDKASLPNGLVLYTDEDEWSSWKQIGDSVLHIELRRWADIMVIAPLSANTLAKIAGGLCDNLLTCVVRAWDYKKPIFIAPAMNTLMWTNTFTERHLMALDELGITLIRPVSKRLACGDHGNGAMAEPSLIYSTVRLFAESRNQPGSSNRQQVPS, from the exons GTTATGGCGTCTGAACTCATGGCTATAGAAAACGAGCCACAGCCAATTAATGCTGGTCTTCCAAGAAAGCCTCGAATTTTACTGGCTGCTAGTGGAAGCGTTGCAGCCATGAAGTTTGCTAACCTGTGCCGTACATTTGCAGAATGGGCAGAAATAAAAGCTGTGGCAACAAAAGCATCTTTACACTTCATTGATAAAGCTTCACTTCCCAATGGTTTAGTGTTGTACACTGATGAAGATGAATGGTCCAGTTGGAAACAAATTGGAGATAGTGTTCTCCACATTGAGCTCCGTCGTTGGGCTGATATCATGGTTATTGCCCCTTTATCAGCAAATACACTAGCCAAG ATTGCTGGGGGACTATGCGACAACTTACTGACTTGCGTTGTGCGGGCATGGGACTACAAGAAGCCCATTTTTATTGCACCAGCCATGAACACATTGATGTGGACCAACACTTTTACAGAACGACATCTCATGGCGCTTGACGAGCTTGGAATTACTCTCATTCGTCCTGTCAGTAAGAGATTAGCATGTGGGGATCATGGAAACGGAGCAATGGCTGAACCGTCTTTAATATACTCGACTGTTAGACTCTTTGCAGAGTCACGGAATCAACCTGGTAGCAGTAATAGGCAGCAAGTACCATCATGA
- the LOC115708853 gene encoding uncharacterized protein LOC115708853 isoform X3 yields the protein MGNHLKTVMTSELMAIENEPQPINAGLPRKPRILLAASGSVAAMKFANLCRTFAEWAEIKAVATKASLHFIDKASLPNGLVLYTDEDEWSSWKQIGDSVLHIELRRWADIMVIAPLSANTLAKIAGGLCDNLLTCVVRAWDYKKPIFIAPAMNTLMWTNTFTERHLMALDELGITLIRPVSKRLACGDHGNGAMAEPSLIYSTVRLFAESRNQPGSREPLPVTGPRRSRVLLAASGSVAAMQFGALCHYFVEWADVAAVVTAAALRFIDKDSLPMNMVLYTDQYEQTMWKKLGDSVLHIELSRWADVLVIAPASANTLGKISMGLCDNLLTCIVRAWDYKKGLFVAPAMDTLMWTNSFMEKHLTDVDDLGIVLIPPDTERSVCGERGKGAMAEPSDIDTAIRVFLEPPSSDSGSSNGMEEQS from the exons ATGGGAAACCATCTAAAGACA GTTATGACGTCTGAACTCATGGCTATAGAAAACGAGCCACAGCCAATTAATGCTGGTCTTCCAAGAAAGCCTCGAATTTTACTGGCTGCTAGTGGAAGCGTTGCAGCCATGAAGTTTGCTAACCTGTGCCGTACATTTGCAGAATGGGCAGAAATAAAAGCTGTGGCAACAAAAGCATCTTTACACTTCATTGATAAAGCTTCACTTCCCAATGGTTTAGTGTTGTACACTGATGAAGATGAATGGTCCAGTTGGAAACAAATTGGAGATAGTGTTCTCCACATTGAGCTCCGTCGTTGGGCTGATATCATGGTTATTGCCCCTTTATCAGCAAATACACTAGCCAAG ATTGCTGGGGGACTATGCGACAACTTACTGACTTGCGTTGTGCGGGCATGGGACTACAAGAAGCCCATTTTTATTGCACCAGCCATGAACACATTGATGTGGACCAACACTTTTACAGAACGACATCTCATGGCGCTTGACGAGCTTGGAATTACTCTCATTCGTCCTGTCAGTAAGAGATTAGCATGTGGGGATCATGGAAACGGAGCAATGGCTGAACCGTCTTTAATATACTCGACTGTTAGACTCTTTGCAGAGTCACGGAATCAACCTGGTAGCA GGGAGCCACTGCCGGTTACTGGTCCAAGAAGGTCTCGGGTTTTACTGGCTGCGAGTGGAAGTGTTGCAGCCATGCAGTTTGGTGCTCTATGCCATTACTTTGTAGAATGGGCAGATGTAGCAGCAGTGGTTACAGCAGCGGCTTTACGCTTCATTGATAAAGATTCACTTCCCATGAATATGGTGCTATACACTGATCAGTATGAACAGACCATGTGGAAAAAATTGGGCGATAGCGTTCTCCACATTGAGCTTAGTCGGTGGGCTGATGTCCTGGTCATTGCCCCAGCATCAGCAAATACACTAGGCAAG ATTTCTATGGGACTATGTGACAACCTACTGACTTGCATTGTGCGGGCATGGGACTACAAGAAAGGACTTTTTGTTGCACCAGCCATGGACACCTTGATGTGGACGAATTCTTTCATGGAAAAACATTTAACCGATGTTGACGACCTTGGAATAGTTCTTATTCCTCCTGACACAGAGAGGTCAGTATGTGGTGAACGTGGAAAGGGAGCAATGGCCGAGCCTTCTGATATCGACACCGCTATTAGAGTCTTTTTGGAGCCACCGAGTTCTGATTCGGGTAGCAGTAATGGGATGGAAGAACAATCGTGA